The Brevibacillus brevis genome contains a region encoding:
- a CDS encoding fumarylacetoacetate hydrolase family protein, whose translation MKLVSYRERERDAWRAGLLHEGKVKDIAQACPGAPSTVLGLLEEWANWLPDLQTANEAQDGWDYEQVELGSPLPRPASFRDFYAFEAHVKTARAKRGLPMVPEWYHFPVFYFSNAAAFTGTQANIRRPKATEWLDYELEIACVIGKAGVNIPVERAEEHIAGFCILNDWSARDIQREEVKVGLGPAKGKDFATSMGPWLVTPEELADVRIAGEKGSRYDLEMVARINGREYSKGNFKDIHYTFAEMIARASEDCSLYPGDVIGSGTVGTGCILELGTEQYAWLAPGDVVELEVERLGVLRNTICE comes from the coding sequence ATGAAGCTGGTTTCCTATCGAGAAAGGGAAAGGGATGCTTGGCGAGCGGGGCTCTTGCACGAAGGAAAAGTCAAAGATATTGCACAGGCTTGCCCGGGAGCACCGAGTACAGTGCTTGGTTTGCTCGAGGAGTGGGCAAACTGGTTACCCGATCTCCAAACAGCAAACGAGGCACAGGATGGCTGGGATTATGAGCAAGTCGAGCTAGGTTCGCCACTTCCACGTCCCGCCAGCTTCCGAGACTTTTATGCCTTCGAGGCCCATGTGAAGACAGCGCGAGCCAAACGCGGACTTCCGATGGTGCCCGAATGGTATCACTTCCCCGTCTTTTATTTTTCGAATGCAGCAGCTTTTACAGGGACACAAGCGAATATTCGCAGACCAAAAGCAACCGAGTGGCTGGACTATGAGCTGGAAATTGCCTGCGTGATTGGAAAAGCAGGAGTAAACATCCCAGTTGAACGAGCGGAAGAGCACATCGCAGGATTTTGTATCTTAAACGACTGGAGTGCCCGGGATATACAACGGGAGGAGGTCAAGGTCGGCTTAGGGCCAGCGAAGGGCAAAGACTTCGCAACGTCCATGGGACCGTGGCTGGTTACACCGGAGGAGCTGGCAGATGTACGTATCGCAGGCGAAAAGGGCAGCCGCTACGATCTGGAGATGGTGGCACGTATCAATGGTAGGGAGTATTCAAAAGGAAACTTCAAGGACATTCACTATACATTTGCTGAAATGATTGCCCGTGCCTCAGAGGACTGTTCCTTGTATCCCGGAGATGTTATCGGATCGGGAACAGTAGGGACTGGCTGCATTTTGGAGCTGGGGACAGAGCAGTATGCTTGGCTTGCGCCAGGGGATGTAGTAGAGCTAGAGGTGGAACGCCTCGGTGTGCTTCGCAATACGATTTGTGAATAA
- a CDS encoding homogentisate 1,2-dioxygenase, with protein MAFYQRMGEVPQKRHTTFYKPDGGLYREQVMGTKGFSGIQSILYHHNPPTQVRETRKYADVRLEYVEQVDLKHQHFKTFDVQPGGDPIFGRRYLLGNNDVVMAVCSPTEPMDYFYRNADGDEVVFVHQGEGELQTIFGTLTYKPGDYLVIPIGTTYRIVPSVQSRFLVIESQNEIVPPKRYRNEHGQLLEHSPFCERDIRVPEKLVTHVESGDFEVRVKRQSVVYSYFFDFHPFDVVGWDGYLYPYALSVHDFEPITGRIHQPPPVHQTFAGQNFVICSFVPRMYDYHPQAIPAPYYHSNVESDEVLYYVDGNFMSRKGIYEGSITLHPMGIPHGPHPGKVEASIGKKETQELAVMLDTFHPLHVTKQALEIEDEAYMSSWLPPQE; from the coding sequence ATGGCTTTTTATCAACGAATGGGGGAAGTTCCACAAAAGCGGCATACGACATTTTATAAGCCGGATGGGGGACTGTACCGTGAGCAAGTGATGGGAACCAAAGGGTTTTCCGGAATTCAGTCGATTCTATATCACCACAATCCGCCTACCCAAGTGAGGGAGACGCGCAAATACGCAGACGTCCGCCTGGAATACGTGGAGCAGGTTGATTTGAAGCATCAGCATTTTAAAACGTTTGATGTTCAGCCGGGCGGGGACCCGATTTTCGGACGTCGCTACTTGCTGGGGAATAACGATGTCGTCATGGCAGTATGCTCACCGACAGAGCCGATGGATTACTTTTATCGCAATGCAGATGGGGATGAAGTCGTCTTTGTCCATCAAGGTGAGGGAGAACTGCAAACGATTTTCGGTACACTCACTTACAAGCCTGGCGACTACCTCGTCATTCCGATCGGCACAACCTATCGGATTGTACCTTCTGTCCAGAGCCGTTTCCTCGTCATTGAGTCCCAGAATGAGATTGTGCCACCAAAGCGTTATCGCAACGAGCACGGACAATTATTGGAACATTCGCCGTTTTGCGAACGTGATATTCGTGTACCGGAAAAGTTGGTGACGCATGTGGAAAGCGGAGACTTCGAGGTGCGTGTCAAACGCCAGTCCGTGGTCTATAGCTATTTCTTTGATTTCCATCCGTTTGATGTCGTGGGCTGGGACGGGTATTTGTATCCGTACGCACTGAGTGTTCATGATTTTGAACCGATTACTGGACGCATTCATCAACCGCCACCTGTCCATCAAACCTTTGCCGGTCAAAACTTTGTCATCTGCTCATTCGTTCCGCGGATGTACGACTATCATCCGCAAGCGATCCCTGCGCCTTACTACCACAGTAATGTTGAAAGTGACGAGGTGTTATACTACGTAGATGGCAATTTTATGAGTAGAAAAGGCATATACGAGGGGTCTATCACCCTGCATCCAATGGGGATTCCTCACGGGCCGCATCCAGGCAAGGTAGAGGCGAGCATTGGGAAAAAAGAAACGCAGGAGCTGGCTGTCATGCTGGACACATTCCACCCGCTTCATGTCACAAAGCAAGCGTTGGAAATTGAGGATGAGGCATACATGTCAAGCTGGTTGCCACCCCAGGAATAG
- a CDS encoding flavin reductase family protein: MEIAIHEIERQEKYKLLIGCIVPRPIAWVTSLGEGGIVNAAPFSYFNVASIEPMMVSVAVMRKPGSVPKDTARNIMQTGEFVVNMVDVHNVDAVNQTSADYPPEISEVEALGLEVAPSVRVKVPRLRASRIHFECKLHQIVELGSPTTSDLIIGEVVHVHVADELYQAGRIDAAAFAPVSRLAGHTYATLGEQFDRPRPVYEPPAK, translated from the coding sequence ATGGAAATCGCCATTCACGAAATCGAACGTCAGGAAAAATACAAGCTCTTGATCGGATGTATCGTCCCGAGGCCGATCGCTTGGGTCACCTCGTTAGGGGAGGGAGGAATCGTCAATGCCGCTCCTTTCAGTTATTTTAATGTCGCCAGCATTGAGCCGATGATGGTTTCGGTTGCCGTCATGCGAAAGCCGGGGAGCGTCCCAAAAGATACGGCACGAAACATCATGCAAACGGGAGAATTCGTGGTCAATATGGTGGACGTACACAATGTGGATGCGGTCAATCAGACTTCTGCTGATTACCCGCCAGAGATCAGTGAAGTAGAGGCATTGGGGCTGGAAGTCGCCCCATCCGTTCGCGTCAAGGTGCCAAGACTCCGTGCATCCCGCATCCATTTTGAGTGCAAGCTGCATCAGATTGTGGAATTAGGTAGTCCGACCACTTCGGATTTGATTATCGGGGAAGTGGTGCATGTCCATGTAGCGGATGAGTTGTATCAGGCAGGACGGATTGATGCTGCAGCGTTTGCACCCGTTAGCAGATTAGCGGGCCATACGTATGCGACTCTGGGCGAACAGTTTGATCGTCCACGCCCCGTTTATGAGCCACCTGCCAAATGA
- a CDS encoding PspC domain-containing protein, which translates to MMERRLYRSHDKRLFGVCGGIAQFLRIDSTLVRVGVVVLTVFTGVPILLYLLMAMIMPKEPQWSYASDGFPMHDVPYNGHARMNDLDQEIDRLEKRALVQEVYRLREELGKYKGL; encoded by the coding sequence ATGATGGAAAGACGACTATACCGTTCTCATGATAAACGGTTATTTGGAGTTTGTGGTGGGATTGCACAATTTTTGCGTATTGACTCTACGCTGGTACGAGTAGGAGTTGTCGTTCTCACTGTTTTTACAGGAGTACCGATTTTGCTTTACTTGCTGATGGCGATGATCATGCCGAAGGAACCGCAGTGGTCATACGCTTCTGACGGCTTCCCGATGCATGATGTGCCATATAATGGACATGCACGCATGAACGATTTGGATCAGGAGATTGACCGTCTGGAGAAGCGTGCTTTGGTACAGGAAGTGTATCGTCTGCGGGAAGAATTGGGCAAATACAAAGGACTCTAA
- a CDS encoding TetR/AcrR family transcriptional regulator, producing MTEAKRPRVPREKAQEIILNAAEELFYQEGIHAVSVDAIVERAGMNKMSVYRQFSSKTDLILAYMTRKQDAFWQEWEESIAKHPNQPREQIIQFFADLAERASNEQFRGCCFINVAVEFPDPVHPVRELVCSHQKRIRDAFLDRTTALGAAHPCELAYTLILLMEGTYADSQTYGTDSAAIRMVPAIVEKVLDQALHN from the coding sequence ATGACGGAAGCAAAACGGCCTCGCGTGCCTCGGGAAAAAGCCCAAGAGATCATATTGAACGCTGCGGAAGAATTGTTTTATCAAGAAGGGATCCATGCTGTTAGTGTAGACGCCATCGTCGAGCGTGCCGGAATGAATAAAATGAGCGTCTATCGGCAGTTTTCCTCGAAAACGGACCTGATTCTCGCCTACATGACCCGAAAGCAAGACGCTTTTTGGCAAGAATGGGAAGAAAGCATCGCCAAACATCCCAACCAGCCGCGAGAGCAAATCATTCAGTTTTTTGCTGATCTGGCTGAGCGAGCATCCAATGAGCAATTTCGCGGCTGTTGCTTTATCAATGTAGCTGTAGAGTTTCCTGATCCGGTTCATCCTGTTCGCGAGTTGGTTTGCTCGCATCAGAAACGAATCCGCGACGCTTTTTTGGACCGTACGACTGCCCTTGGTGCTGCGCATCCATGCGAGCTGGCCTATACGCTTATCTTGTTGATGGAAGGTACTTACGCAGATAGCCAGACGTACGGAACCGATAGTGCAGCGATTCGCATGGTTCCTGCCATCGTAGAAAAAGTTTTGGACCAAGCGCTTCACAATTAA
- a CDS encoding LLM class flavin-dependent oxidoreductase → MSDTNSSKQLRDIPLSVLDLAPITEGSNAAESYKNSLNLAQQVEKWGFTRYWLAEHHAMPSVASSATSVLIGHIAGGTSKIRVGSGGIMLPNHAPLVIAEQFGTLESLYPGRIDLGLGRAPGADQRTARALRRDLRIGGEDFPELLEELREYLRPRTTESASAIRAIPGEGLNIPIWLLGSSDFSARLAGMLGLPFAFAGHFSPNFTLPALQTYRHCFRPSEVLDQPYAMVGVNVMAADTDELANRLATSHYQAFLNLVRGDLKPIQPPVDNMDELWSEFEKLSVQAQLRSSIIGSPVTVKSKLQELVDATGADELMITTQMYHHADRVRSFEIVADVWKS, encoded by the coding sequence CTGCTGAATCGTACAAAAACAGTCTCAATCTGGCGCAACAGGTGGAAAAATGGGGCTTTACACGTTACTGGCTCGCCGAACACCACGCAATGCCCAGCGTAGCCAGCTCTGCCACTTCCGTTCTCATCGGTCACATTGCCGGTGGCACCAGCAAAATCCGTGTGGGTTCAGGCGGCATAATGCTGCCCAACCATGCTCCACTCGTGATCGCTGAGCAATTCGGGACACTGGAGTCTCTCTATCCTGGCCGGATCGACTTAGGTCTTGGACGCGCACCCGGAGCGGACCAACGAACAGCACGTGCGCTACGCCGCGATTTGCGGATTGGTGGAGAAGATTTCCCGGAGTTATTGGAAGAGCTGCGTGAATATCTTCGTCCACGAACAACCGAGTCGGCATCTGCCATCCGCGCTATCCCTGGCGAAGGTTTGAACATCCCGATCTGGCTGCTCGGTTCGAGCGATTTCTCAGCGCGACTGGCAGGCATGCTCGGATTGCCGTTTGCTTTTGCTGGGCATTTTTCGCCGAACTTTACCTTGCCTGCCTTGCAGACATATCGCCATTGTTTCCGTCCATCGGAAGTGCTGGATCAGCCATATGCCATGGTTGGCGTCAACGTGATGGCAGCCGATACCGATGAGCTTGCAAATCGACTGGCCACCTCCCATTACCAGGCATTCTTAAATCTCGTCCGCGGCGATCTCAAGCCAATCCAACCACCTGTGGACAATATGGATGAGCTATGGAGCGAATTCGAAAAACTGTCTGTCCAAGCACAGCTGCGCTCTTCCATCATCGGCAGCCCTGTTACCGTGAAAAGCAAACTGCAAGAGTTGGTCGATGCCACAGGAGCAGATGAGCTCATGATTACGACGCAAATGTACCACCATGCCGATCGCGTGCGCTCTTTTGAAATTGTCGCCGACGTCTGGAAGTCCTAA